A region of the Candidatus Binatia bacterium genome:
TCGGCTCCCGCCCCTTCTGGTGCTGGGGCTTCGAACATGGGCTCAACGAGTACGGCGTCGCCATCGGCAACCATACGATCTTCACCAAAGCGCCGCTCTCCGGTCTGGGCCTCATCGGCATGGACCTGGTCCGGCTCGGCCTCGAGCGCAGCCGCACCGCGGAACAGGCGGTCGACGTCATCACGACCCTGGCCGCCGCGCACGGTCAGGGCGGGTCCGGGTATGTCGACAAGGACTGGTCGTACCACAACTCCTTTCTGATCGCCGACCGCAGCGCCGCGTTTCTGGTCGAGACCAGCGACCGGCGCTGGGTGGTCCGCCGCATCCATACGGTTGGCAGCGCCACCAATCACGCCACCATCGGCGACGACTGGGACGCCATCGCCGACGGCACCATCGAGGACGCCATCGCGGCCGGTTGGTGGAGCGAGGATGGTGACGTGCGCTTCGACTTCGCCGCCGCGTACCGCGACACCAGTCTGGTCCCCGATGTCATTTCGAGCGGCCGCCACCGCCGCACCTGCGCCCTGCTCGAGCAGGCCAAAGGCAGGCTGACGGTGGCCGAACTGCAGGCGGCCCTCCGCGATCACTACGGCGGCGCCGGCCCCCGACGCGATGCCACTCCGGCCGACCCCGAGTATTTCAGTGTCTGCATGCACGCCGACCCGGTCGGCACCACCACCGCGAGCATGGTGGCCCGCATCCCCACCGCCCCCGAGGAGCCGCCGGTTTACTGGGCGAGCCTCGGGTCCCCGTGCGTAGGCGCGTTTCTCCCCCTCTTCGTCGACGGACAGGTTCCGGCGTCGCTCAGCCGCGGCGGAGAACAGCCGTCGGAGGAATCGCCGTGGTGGCAGTGCAAGCGCCTGCTCGGCATCGTGGAGCAGGACTGGGAAGTTCTAGCCCCGCAGGTACGCAGGCGACTCGACCCCCTGGAGGCCGAGCTGCGGGAGCGTACGGCGCCCGAGACCCTGCGCCGCCTCACGCCCGCGGCGCGCAGCGAACTGACCTCGGAGGCGGTCGACTCGTTCCTGACCCGTGTCAACGAGCTGCTCGCCACGCTGGCCGCGCGGTAGGAAACGCGTCGTTCGCGGCTGGCGGCCTCATAGACCATCCCGGTCATGCAGAACTTCCTCACCGTTGCCCTCGATGCCGTGCATGCCGGCGGCGCGTTGATCCGGTCGGCCTGGACGCGACCGCGGCGGGTGGGTTTGAAGGGCCCGGTCGACCTGGTTACCGAAACCGACCGTGAGGTTGAAACCTACATCGTCGGGGAGTTGCGGCGCCGCTTCCCACGGCATCGCGTCGTGGCCGAGGAGGGGGTGAGCGCCGAGGCGCCGGCCCGGGAGCACGACGAGCACGTCTGGTACCTCGACCCGCTCGACGGCACCACGAATTTCGCGCACGGATTTCCGCACGTGGCCGTGTCGCTGGCGCTGGCTCGCGGCGCCGAGTTGGAGCTCGGGATCGTCCATGATCCCTTGCGCGACGAAACCTTCGTCGCCCGCCGCGGTCAGGGGGCGACCCTCAACGGCATTCCCATCGCGGTATCGGGCACGGCCGATCTGGGTGCGGCTCTGGTGGCCACCGGGTTCGCATACGACAGGCGGGTGAGCGCCGATTTCTACCTCGGATTCATTGCCGACATGCTGCGCGAGGCGCGCGACGTGCGGCGGGCGGGTTCGGCCGCGCTCGACCTTTGCTACGTCGCCTGCGGGCGGTTCGACGCCTTCTGGGAGTGGCGTTTGAAGCCGTGGGACACGGCGGCCGGGGCGCTGCTGGTGCGCGAGGCGGGGGGCACGGTATCCCGCCTCGGCGGCGGCCCGTTCGACCTTCACGGCGATCAGATTCTCGCCACCAACGGCAGCCTGCAATCGGCCGTCGTCGCCGTCTTGCGGCGGCGTCTCGACACCACGAAGTGATTCGACGTTCCCGTTGGCGCGCTCCCGCCCACCGTGTCAGAGTTGAGGTCATGTTGCGCACTCCGGGCCATCGCTTTTCTGGTCGCCTCGTGGTCTTGCTGCTGCCCCTCGCGGTCGCGTGCGCGTGCGGCGACAACGATGGCGTAGCGCCCCCGGCGGCACCGACGGCCAGCGCCGTTGTCCGCGCCGCGCTCGCTCGCTTCACACCTGCCGCCGCATTCGGACACCGGGGCAACGGCATCAACCTCACCGGGCGCACGCTTCCGGAGAACTCGATCGCCGCGTTTCTCGGGGGCCTGGGGCGCGGCGCCGACGCGGTCGAACTGGACGTCGAACTGACCGCCGACGGCAAGCTTGTCGTCATGCACGACGACACTCTCGATCGAACCACGACCTGCCGCGGATGTGTGAGCGCTCAGCCGCTGGCGGCGGTGCAGGCGTGCAACCTGCTCAGCGGCGACATGCAGATCACGACGGAGCGCCCGCCCACCCTGGCCCAGGTGTTCGCCGCGCTACCTCCCGCCACACTCGTCAGCATCGAACTCAAGGCCTTCGAGGATCCGTGCCGCACGGCCACAACCGGCGCTGCGGCACTTGCCGCCGCCGGCATAAGCGAGGTCGAGCGGCTCGGCGTCGCCGATCGCGTCCTGTGGTCGTCGTTCGACGTCGACGTGGTCGCCGCGTTGAAGGAGTCCAGACCGGACTTCTATGTCGGGTTATTGTTCTCGACCGACGCCGAAGCGAACGTGGCGACGGCAGCGCAACTCGGGCTCGATGCCGTGCTGCCCGAATACGGGCTGATCGGAGCGGTGGCACCGGAGGCGCAGGCGCGCGGCATGCAGGTCATCGTCTGGACCGTCAACGGCCGCGCGCGTATGCACCGGTGCCTCGACCTCGGCGTGACGGCGATCATCAGTGACGAGGCGGCAATGCTCCGCGAGGTACTGACCGAACGCGGCGGCAGGTCGGAAGTGGGCGCTATGCGGAAAGGCGCCAAGTAACGGTAGCGGCGGGCACCCGCCGGGGGTGCAGAGGAGGGTGCTGCCGGCCGACTCGCGGCGGCAGCGGCGCGCGCGGTTTATCGATGGGACAAATCGGCTTACGGCTCGGCGTCGATCGAGTCATTCTGCTGCTCGCCCTGGCCGGGGCCGGGGTCGATGCAGTGGCAATCATGGGTTTCAACGTTCTGACCGCAGCGCAGACCGGCAATACGATCCTGCTCGCCGTCGCGGTTGCCGAGTGGCGGGTGGCGGCCGGGCTTGCGGCAGCGGTGTCCGTGCTGGGGTATATCCTCGGCGGCGCGCTGGCCGAGGTGCTGATCGTTCGGCACATGCGCCGGCATGCGCACGGCTGGCGCACCGCCCCGCTGCTGGCGGAAGGCATCTTGCTCGCCGGCATGATCTTGCTCTGGCGCGTCGTGGGGCCGAGTCCGCCAACCGGAAGCGCACTGGCGCTGGTCGCCCTCGCCGCCGTAGCCATGGGCATGCAAAGCGCGGTCGTACTGCGTCTGCACGGTGGCCCGACGACGACGTACATCACGGGCATGCTGACGACTTTCACTGCCGGGACGATCGGGAGGTGGTTGGCCGCCGGGAGCGCTGTGGCCGCGAACTCCACTTCTACGGCTGCCGCGGCCGGGACCGGCCACACGCGGACGTACGGATTGACGTGGCTGGTGTACACC
Encoded here:
- a CDS encoding secernin-3, with protein sequence MPRVACDSLVALPVATADGTTLFAKNSDRPAMECQPLVQSPRRRYDAGSSVRCTYIAIPQVAETARLIGSRPFWCWGFEHGLNEYGVAIGNHTIFTKAPLSGLGLIGMDLVRLGLERSRTAEQAVDVITTLAAAHGQGGSGYVDKDWSYHNSFLIADRSAAFLVETSDRRWVVRRIHTVGSATNHATIGDDWDAIADGTIEDAIAAGWWSEDGDVRFDFAAAYRDTSLVPDVISSGRHRRTCALLEQAKGRLTVAELQAALRDHYGGAGPRRDATPADPEYFSVCMHADPVGTTTASMVARIPTAPEEPPVYWASLGSPCVGAFLPLFVDGQVPASLSRGGEQPSEESPWWQCKRLLGIVEQDWEVLAPQVRRRLDPLEAELRERTAPETLRRLTPAARSELTSEAVDSFLTRVNELLATLAAR
- a CDS encoding inositol monophosphatase, whose product is MQNFLTVALDAVHAGGALIRSAWTRPRRVGLKGPVDLVTETDREVETYIVGELRRRFPRHRVVAEEGVSAEAPAREHDEHVWYLDPLDGTTNFAHGFPHVAVSLALARGAELELGIVHDPLRDETFVARRGQGATLNGIPIAVSGTADLGAALVATGFAYDRRVSADFYLGFIADMLREARDVRRAGSAALDLCYVACGRFDAFWEWRLKPWDTAAGALLVREAGGTVSRLGGGPFDLHGDQILATNGSLQSAVVAVLRRRLDTTK
- a CDS encoding glycerophosphodiester phosphodiesterase → MLRTPGHRFSGRLVVLLLPLAVACACGDNDGVAPPAAPTASAVVRAALARFTPAAAFGHRGNGINLTGRTLPENSIAAFLGGLGRGADAVELDVELTADGKLVVMHDDTLDRTTTCRGCVSAQPLAAVQACNLLSGDMQITTERPPTLAQVFAALPPATLVSIELKAFEDPCRTATTGAAALAAAGISEVERLGVADRVLWSSFDVDVVAALKESRPDFYVGLLFSTDAEANVATAAQLGLDAVLPEYGLIGAVAPEAQARGMQVIVWTVNGRARMHRCLDLGVTAIISDEAAMLREVLTERGGRSEVGAMRKGAK
- a CDS encoding DUF1275 domain-containing protein, which codes for MGQIGLRLGVDRVILLLALAGAGVDAVAIMGFNVLTAAQTGNTILLAVAVAEWRVAAGLAAAVSVLGYILGGALAEVLIVRHMRRHAHGWRTAPLLAEGILLAGMILLWRVVGPSPPTGSALALVALAAVAMGMQSAVVLRLHGGPTTTYITGMLTTFTAGTIGRWLAAGSAVAANSTSTAAAAGTGHTRTYGLTWLVYTAGAVACGVLFLRVGELALLVPIGAIVTVAACDSE